Proteins co-encoded in one Halodesulfovibrio marinisediminis DSM 17456 genomic window:
- the rdgC gene encoding recombination-associated protein RdgC → MGFLNASTSFTRYKITEPVPKELWPEIPEKLRQFAFKEIEDSAEERGWGWVCFDDMLDSSWHTAPPEKGAYLTFSLRLDTRRIPAAVLKKHVSIAIREEERKIKEQGKKYVSRERKKELKEQVQLKLRARTLPVPAEFHVVWNMQTNDVYFASTQAKVLELFVDYFAQTFGVDLEPMTPYSLAISLMGEDIAEKIDTIEPANFA, encoded by the coding sequence ATGGGTTTTTTAAACGCCAGTACTTCATTTACTCGATATAAGATCACAGAGCCTGTTCCAAAAGAACTCTGGCCTGAAATTCCTGAAAAACTTCGACAGTTTGCCTTTAAAGAAATTGAAGACTCTGCTGAAGAACGCGGCTGGGGATGGGTATGTTTTGACGACATGCTCGACTCTTCCTGGCACACAGCACCACCGGAAAAGGGTGCGTACCTGACCTTTTCGTTACGTCTCGACACAAGACGTATCCCAGCAGCAGTTTTAAAAAAACATGTTTCGATTGCTATTCGTGAAGAAGAGCGCAAGATCAAAGAACAGGGCAAGAAATACGTTTCCCGCGAACGTAAGAAAGAATTGAAAGAACAGGTGCAGTTGAAACTTCGCGCACGTACCCTTCCGGTACCGGCAGAGTTTCATGTTGTATGGAACATGCAAACTAACGACGTATATTTTGCCTCTACACAGGCAAAGGTTTTAGAGTTGTTTGTTGATTACTTTGCTCAAACCTTCGGTGTCGATCTTGAGCCGATGACTCCATACTCTCTTGCGATCTCCCTTATGGGTGAAGATATCGCAGAAAAAATTGATACCATCGAACCGGCTAACTTCGCATAG